Proteins from one Anaerobranca californiensis DSM 14826 genomic window:
- the rsmB gene encoding 16S rRNA (cytosine(967)-C(5))-methyltransferase RsmB gives MNIREHCLNALIMVEKDNAYSNLVVKEYINKYSFTTEDKGLFTNIVYGVVSHKKYLLFVLAKYIKRPHKQPFWLKNLLLLSVYQLLFLDIPHFAVVSEGVKIAKKRGGLTKGNFVNGVLRNVIRDKEKGIDIPKSNFGKYISIKYSFPEWMVEEFGKLFKDSIELESFCNSLNKPVPLTLRVNTLRISIEEFISKLKDLGIESDLSPICKNGILLEPKTPVSKIEDFLNSGLCVIQDQSSIRAVEILGPKKGEKVLDMCAAPGGKSTYIAQLMENHGEILSCDIHIHKLKLIEEAAEKLGINIITTMLLDGTEGVKQLGKEKFDKILLDAPCSGLGVISSKPDIKWNKKREDIKEIVKIQWKLLQNAGELLKVNGTLVYSTCTLTKEENEEIITNFLQTYPQFKLEEEIRLYPHIHKCHGFYVAKLKKLR, from the coding sequence ATGAATATTAGAGAACATTGTTTAAATGCACTAATAATGGTAGAAAAGGATAATGCTTATTCAAACTTAGTAGTAAAGGAATATATTAATAAATATTCCTTTACTACTGAAGATAAAGGCTTATTTACTAATATTGTCTACGGTGTAGTAAGCCATAAAAAATATCTTTTATTTGTTTTAGCAAAATATATAAAAAGACCCCATAAACAACCTTTTTGGCTAAAAAATTTGTTGTTATTATCTGTATATCAATTATTATTTTTAGATATTCCTCATTTTGCCGTAGTCTCAGAAGGAGTAAAAATCGCCAAAAAAAGAGGGGGTCTTACTAAAGGTAATTTTGTAAATGGAGTTTTGCGAAATGTTATTAGGGATAAAGAAAAGGGTATAGATATACCTAAAAGCAATTTTGGAAAATATATATCAATTAAATATTCATTCCCTGAATGGATGGTTGAAGAGTTCGGTAAATTATTTAAGGATTCCATTGAATTGGAAAGTTTTTGTAATTCCCTAAACAAACCGGTCCCCCTTACCCTAAGGGTGAATACTTTACGGATTTCTATAGAGGAATTTATTAGTAAATTGAAGGACTTAGGTATAGAAAGTGATTTATCACCTATTTGTAAAAATGGTATATTATTAGAACCGAAGACACCTGTAAGTAAAATTGAAGATTTTTTAAATTCAGGATTATGTGTAATTCAAGATCAAAGTTCAATTAGGGCAGTGGAAATTTTAGGACCTAAAAAGGGAGAAAAAGTTTTAGATATGTGTGCTGCCCCTGGGGGAAAAAGTACTTATATAGCCCAACTTATGGAAAATCATGGTGAAATTTTAAGTTGTGATATCCATATTCATAAATTAAAATTAATTGAAGAAGCTGCGGAAAAATTAGGAATCAACATAATAACAACTATGTTATTAGATGGTACTGAAGGGGTAAAACAGTTAGGAAAAGAAAAGTTTGACAAAATATTATTAGATGCTCCATGTAGTGGTTTAGGAGTAATTAGTAGTAAACCAGATATAAAATGGAATAAAAAAAGGGAAGATATTAAAGAAATAGTTAAAATTCAATGGAAATTACTACAAAATGCTGGTGAATTATTAAAAGTTAACGGGACATTAGTATATTCCACTTGTACTTTAACTAAAGAAGAAAATGAGGAAATAATAACTAATTTTCTTCAAACATATCCCCAATTTAAATTAGAGGAAGAAATTAGGCTTTATCCCCATATCCATAAATGTCATGGTTTTTATGTAGCTAAATTAAAAAAGTTGAGGTGA
- a CDS encoding zinc metallopeptidase: protein MFFDQGLIIFVIPAMLFALYAQGKVKSTYNKYSRVFAKKGFTGAQVARKLLDDMGLYDVDVELTGGHLTDHYDPRSKKVRLSREVYYGSSLAALSIAAHETGHANQHANGYFFLTFRNNFFPVAQIGSQMAMPLFFAGFLFGSGILMEVGIALFSFAVLFQIITLPIEFNASSRAMAMLSEAGFIYPDEEKGAKKVLDAAALTYVAATAVALAQILRLLLLRSRRD, encoded by the coding sequence ATGTTTTTTGATCAAGGATTGATAATTTTTGTTATACCAGCAATGTTATTTGCTTTATACGCCCAAGGGAAGGTAAAAAGCACATATAATAAATATTCTAGAGTTTTTGCTAAAAAAGGTTTTACAGGTGCCCAAGTGGCAAGAAAACTTTTGGATGATATGGGACTTTATGATGTAGATGTGGAATTAACAGGTGGACATTTAACTGACCATTATGATCCCCGCAGTAAAAAAGTAAGACTTTCTAGGGAAGTTTACTATGGAAGTTCTTTGGCAGCTCTAAGTATTGCTGCCCATGAAACGGGACATGCTAACCAGCATGCCAATGGTTATTTTTTTCTAACATTTAGAAATAACTTTTTTCCTGTAGCCCAAATTGGTAGTCAAATGGCCATGCCTCTATTTTTCGCAGGGTTTTTATTTGGCTCAGGGATCTTGATGGAAGTAGGTATTGCCCTTTTTAGTTTTGCGGTATTGTTTCAAATCATAACTTTACCTATCGAATTTAATGCATCTAGTCGGGCAATGGCAATGTTATCAGAAGCGGGTTTTATCTATCCCGATGAAGAAAAAGGAGCTAAAAAGGTATTAGATGCAGCTGCTTTAACTTATGTTGCTGCTACTGCTGTAGCATTAGCTCAAATATTAAGGCTTTTACTTTTAAGAAGTAGAAGAGATTAG
- a CDS encoding DUF116 domain-containing protein has product MNNYRKRLFILLMVLSLVLFSFIISIIWSAFISNNVIIKILLWFILGLLLSFSIIFLLGIFLLVYKIHYGKAIGVFNPLIKGTIKFLYPLIMALCSIFKIDKDKVKGSFIEINNELLLNNSKNKFAPHEILILLPHCIQNSPCSHKITVDVSNCKKCGNCQVGDIIDLTQKYNVKLAIATGGTIARKIIKETKPKSIVAVACERDLSSGILDTDPLPVIGILNLRPFGPCYNTGVDLKKLEEGLKFLLKEVE; this is encoded by the coding sequence TTGAATAATTATAGAAAGAGATTATTTATTTTATTAATGGTATTGTCATTGGTTTTGTTTTCCTTTATCATATCGATAATTTGGTCAGCATTTATAAGTAATAATGTTATTATCAAAATTCTCTTATGGTTTATTTTGGGATTATTACTTTCTTTTAGTATAATATTTTTACTAGGAATATTTTTACTGGTGTATAAAATACATTATGGTAAGGCAATAGGAGTATTTAACCCGCTAATTAAAGGGACTATTAAGTTTTTATACCCATTGATAATGGCTTTATGTTCCATATTTAAAATTGATAAAGATAAAGTTAAAGGTTCCTTTATAGAGATCAATAATGAGCTTTTGTTAAATAACTCAAAAAATAAATTTGCTCCCCATGAAATATTAATCCTCTTACCCCATTGTATTCAAAATTCACCTTGTAGCCATAAAATTACAGTTGATGTTAGTAATTGTAAAAAATGTGGTAATTGTCAGGTAGGAGATATTATTGACCTTACCCAGAAATATAATGTAAAATTAGCAATAGCAACAGGAGGAACTATAGCTAGAAAAATTATTAAAGAAACTAAACCTAAAAGTATAGTGGCTGTAGCTTGTGAAAGGGATTTATCTAGTGGGATACTTGATACCGATCCTTTGCCAGTAATAGGGATTTTGAATTTGAGGCCTTTTGGTCCTTGTTACAATACTGGAGTTGATTTAAAGAAGTTAGAAGAAGGTTTAAAATTTTTACTTAAGGAGGTAGAATAA
- the fmt gene encoding methionyl-tRNA formyltransferase yields the protein MRIIFMGTPEFAVPTLKKLYQSKHEIVAVVTKPDQKRGRGQKVSFSPVKELAISHGTLVLQPEKIKGNNDFIDTLIKLNADVFVVVAYGKILPKKVLDIPKKGCINVHGSLLPKYRGAAPIHWALLNGEKTTGVTTMLMDEGMDTGDMLLKAEIPIEEGDNVETLHEKLAEIGADLLIKTLEQLEEGTLKPEKQQEALASYAPMVTKEMGLIDWSLPAKNIYNKLRGLNPWPGTFTYIRGDRLKIISGEIYQGFLQSQEPGTIVEIIKKGIIVATGEGSILIKEVQPANKEKMDSYSYVNGYKIKRGEKFE from the coding sequence ATGAGAATAATTTTTATGGGAACACCGGAATTTGCAGTACCAACTTTAAAAAAATTATATCAATCAAAACATGAAATAGTTGCTGTTGTTACTAAGCCAGATCAAAAACGGGGGAGAGGACAAAAAGTCTCTTTTTCTCCAGTTAAAGAACTTGCCATATCCCATGGCACCTTAGTTTTACAACCAGAAAAAATCAAGGGTAATAATGATTTTATTGATACATTAATAAAATTAAATGCCGATGTTTTTGTAGTTGTAGCTTATGGAAAAATCTTACCTAAAAAAGTATTAGATATTCCTAAAAAAGGATGTATAAATGTACACGGTTCTTTATTACCTAAATATAGGGGGGCTGCCCCTATTCATTGGGCATTACTTAATGGGGAAAAAACAACAGGTGTTACTACAATGTTAATGGATGAAGGTATGGATACAGGAGATATGTTGTTAAAAGCTGAGATTCCTATAGAGGAAGGGGATAATGTAGAAACTTTACATGAAAAATTAGCAGAAATTGGGGCAGACCTTTTAATAAAAACTTTAGAACAATTGGAAGAAGGTACCTTAAAACCTGAAAAACAACAAGAAGCTTTAGCTTCTTATGCCCCTATGGTGACAAAGGAAATGGGACTTATAGATTGGAGTTTACCAGCAAAAAATATTTATAACAAATTAAGGGGTCTTAATCCTTGGCCCGGTACTTTTACCTATATCAGGGGAGATAGGTTGAAGATAATTTCTGGGGAAATCTATCAAGGGTTTTTACAATCCCAAGAGCCAGGGACTATAGTGGAAATTATAAAAAAAGGAATAATTGTAGCAACTGGAGAAGGTAGTATTTTAATTAAAGAAGTCCAACCTGCTAATAAAGAGAAAATGGATAGTTATTCCTATGTCAATGGTTACAAAATAAAGCGAGGAGAAAAATTTGAATAA
- the def gene encoding peptide deformylase produces the protein MAVRKVLKDNDPLLRKRSKEVKDINEEIITLLDDMLDTMEDYNGIGLAAPQIGVLKRVIVVKISDEGEPIELINPKIIKSKGQDRDVEGCLSIPGVYGEVTRAKEVIVEGLDREGKKRKIMGSGLLARALQHEIDHLNGVLFTDKVEKILES, from the coding sequence ATGGCAGTGAGAAAAGTATTAAAGGATAATGACCCTTTATTAAGGAAAAGATCTAAAGAAGTAAAAGATATAAATGAAGAAATAATTACTTTATTAGATGATATGCTAGATACCATGGAAGATTATAATGGTATTGGGTTGGCAGCTCCCCAAATTGGGGTTTTAAAGAGGGTGATTGTAGTGAAAATTTCAGATGAAGGGGAACCAATTGAACTGATTAACCCCAAAATCATTAAATCTAAAGGTCAAGACAGGGATGTTGAGGGGTGTTTAAGTATTCCAGGGGTTTACGGGGAAGTTACTAGGGCAAAGGAAGTTATAGTAGAAGGATTAGATAGGGAAGGCAAGAAAAGAAAGATAATGGGATCTGGCTTATTAGCTAGAGCTTTACAACACGAAATAGACCATTTAAATGGAGTATTATTTACTGATAAAGTAGAAAAAATTTTAGAGAGTTAG
- the priA gene encoding primosomal protein N', whose protein sequence is MVNIAEVVVDCPLKDIDKTFYYAIPNHLVNYIEIGSRVIVPFGNRTLQGYVVNLFDKIEEQKYKLKEIDNVFEYPSILDRKLIDLAKWMSYNYNSSLFSCIQSMLPRGVKLQFTERYYLVKKTLDEDFNLFFKKPRTLGEIIVNLKITKEEIVYYLTEGVLEKKIDIKTNIQEKIEQEISLDVEQEEITLPVNALRQHELLELLTNQEWLSISDLPTPLRNAAKTFIDKGYVKVRERRIFREPETISLSGEKVAKILNDEQRTAFEKLVKAFDNGNKETFLLKGITGSGKTEIYLQFTQHVINSGKDVIILVPEIALTPLMVSRFKSRFGNKVAVLHSGLSEAQKFDEWLKIKDGKVKIVVGARSAVFAPLKNLGVIIIDEEHESTYKQEVQPRYVTKDVAEYRISQQKGVLLLGSATPSVESYYSAQNGYYKLLELTNRANNQGLPNIEIVDMKEELINGNKSIFSRLLYNSIYETLQRGEQVILFLNKRGFSATTLCRNCGFTFKCPHCDVNLTSHHKGNFLICHYCNYSLTSPKICPKCKGKHLRFNGLGTEKLKKEIEKHFPTAKVIRMDNDTMTTASSYNEVYQMFNEGKANVLVGTQMIAKGFDFPKVTLVGIILADLSLNFPDFRSSEKTFQLITQVAGRAGRAELNGKVILQTYTPEHYSIKNSATYNYQGFYQQELKIRESLKYPPFIRLAKLEVMAKGEGEGKKTIEQIYNSLKLKIDNLNEEIQILGPVIPAIPKIRGLYRHILIIKFPKQSALLDVINSYDFKKYVKNNIINIKVDIDPITLI, encoded by the coding sequence ATGGTGAATATTGCTGAGGTAGTAGTAGACTGTCCTCTAAAAGATATAGATAAGACTTTTTATTATGCCATCCCAAATCATTTAGTAAATTATATTGAAATAGGAAGTCGTGTTATTGTTCCCTTTGGCAATAGGACTTTACAGGGATATGTAGTAAATTTATTTGACAAAATAGAAGAACAGAAATATAAATTAAAGGAAATTGATAATGTTTTTGAATATCCTTCAATTTTAGATAGAAAGTTAATAGATTTAGCTAAATGGATGTCATATAATTACAACTCTTCTCTTTTTTCATGTATTCAAAGTATGCTTCCTAGGGGGGTTAAACTTCAATTTACAGAAAGATATTATTTAGTCAAAAAAACATTGGACGAAGATTTTAATCTATTTTTTAAAAAACCGCGGACATTAGGGGAAATTATAGTTAATTTAAAAATTACTAAAGAGGAAATAGTGTATTATTTGACGGAAGGGGTATTAGAAAAAAAGATTGATATTAAAACAAATATCCAAGAAAAAATAGAGCAAGAAATTTCACTAGATGTAGAACAGGAAGAAATTACCCTCCCCGTTAATGCCTTAAGACAACATGAATTGTTAGAACTGTTAACAAATCAAGAATGGTTGTCTATATCTGATTTGCCAACCCCTTTAAGAAATGCAGCTAAAACTTTTATAGATAAAGGTTATGTAAAGGTAAGGGAAAGAAGGATTTTTAGGGAGCCGGAAACCATTAGCTTATCTGGAGAAAAGGTGGCAAAAATATTAAATGATGAACAAAGAACAGCCTTTGAAAAATTAGTTAAGGCCTTTGATAATGGTAATAAAGAAACCTTTTTACTTAAAGGAATAACCGGTAGTGGAAAAACAGAGATATACCTTCAGTTTACTCAGCATGTTATTAATAGTGGAAAAGATGTTATTATTTTAGTTCCTGAAATTGCTTTAACTCCTTTGATGGTTTCGAGGTTTAAAAGTAGATTTGGAAATAAAGTGGCAGTTTTGCATTCAGGACTTTCGGAAGCACAAAAATTTGATGAATGGTTAAAAATCAAAGATGGAAAAGTTAAGATAGTAGTAGGAGCCAGAAGTGCCGTATTTGCTCCTTTGAAAAATTTAGGTGTTATAATTATTGATGAAGAACATGAATCAACATATAAACAAGAGGTTCAGCCTAGGTATGTTACAAAAGATGTGGCAGAATATAGAATTAGTCAACAAAAGGGTGTTTTGCTTTTAGGAAGTGCTACGCCAAGTGTGGAAAGTTATTATTCTGCACAAAATGGATATTATAAATTATTGGAATTAACCAATAGGGCCAATAATCAAGGTCTTCCTAATATAGAAATTGTGGATATGAAAGAGGAGCTTATTAACGGGAATAAAAGTATTTTTAGTAGACTTTTATATAATTCTATTTATGAAACTTTACAGCGGGGAGAACAAGTTATTCTTTTTCTTAATAAAAGGGGATTTTCCGCTACTACTTTGTGTAGAAATTGTGGTTTTACTTTTAAGTGTCCCCATTGTGATGTAAATTTAACTTCCCACCATAAAGGAAATTTTTTAATATGTCATTATTGTAATTATTCCTTAACCAGCCCCAAAATTTGTCCAAAATGTAAAGGGAAACATTTGCGTTTTAATGGTTTAGGAACTGAAAAATTAAAAAAGGAAATAGAAAAACATTTCCCAACAGCAAAGGTTATCAGAATGGATAATGATACCATGACCACAGCTTCAAGTTATAATGAAGTTTACCAAATGTTTAATGAGGGCAAAGCCAATGTGTTGGTAGGAACTCAAATGATAGCTAAAGGGTTTGATTTCCCCAAAGTGACTTTAGTGGGAATCATTTTAGCGGATTTATCCCTTAATTTCCCTGATTTTAGGAGTTCTGAAAAAACCTTTCAGTTAATAACTCAAGTGGCTGGACGGGCTGGTAGGGCAGAACTTAATGGAAAAGTTATTTTACAAACTTATACACCAGAACATTATAGTATTAAAAATAGTGCAACATATAACTACCAGGGGTTTTATCAACAAGAATTAAAAATTCGGGAGAGTTTAAAATATCCTCCCTTTATCCGTCTAGCAAAACTTGAAGTGATGGCAAAGGGTGAAGGAGAAGGGAAAAAGACAATAGAACAGATTTATAATTCTTTAAAACTAAAAATTGATAATTTGAATGAGGAAATACAAATTTTAGGGCCGGTAATTCCAGCAATCCCCAAAATAAGGGGCTTGTATCGGCATATCTTAATAATCAAATTTCCCAAACAATCAGCCCTTCTCGATGTAATTAATAGTTATGATTTCAAAAAATACGTCAAGAATAACATAATTAACATAAAAGTGGATATAGATCCAATAACGTTAATTTAG
- the coaBC gene encoding bifunctional phosphopantothenoylcysteine decarboxylase/phosphopantothenate--cysteine ligase CoaBC gives MGKKGVVVLGVTGGIAAYKAADLVSKLKKENYDVHVILTEHGRKFVTETTFQSLSQNPVYLDMFNIPQWNTEHIALAKRADVFVIAPATANIIGKVCSGIADDLLSTTIMATKAPVVFAPAMNTNMYENPIVQRNIATLKELGYLFIEPAEGRLACGDIGKGKMAEPMEILEYIEELLAKKEQDMPLKNKKVLVTAGPTREPLDPFRFITNYSSGKMGYAIAAEARKMGADVILISGPTNITPPKGVKVIYVETAQQMFEEVLKYYGDIDIVIKAAAVSDYRPVAYSNKKIKKQNEVNIELIKNPDILFELGKLKKHQVLVGFAAETNNLEEYAMEKLKSKNLDMIVVNEIGQKDSGFANDTNIIQIITNKGEKISYPKLDKGECAINILKKTLEFLKQVD, from the coding sequence ATGGGTAAAAAAGGTGTTGTGGTATTAGGTGTAACCGGTGGTATTGCAGCATATAAGGCTGCTGATTTAGTTAGTAAACTTAAAAAGGAAAATTATGATGTCCATGTAATTTTAACGGAACATGGTAGAAAGTTTGTAACAGAAACTACTTTCCAGTCCCTTTCTCAAAATCCTGTTTATTTAGATATGTTTAATATCCCTCAGTGGAATACAGAACATATTGCTTTAGCTAAAAGGGCAGATGTTTTTGTAATAGCACCTGCTACTGCCAATATTATAGGAAAAGTATGTTCCGGTATTGCCGATGATTTGTTATCAACTACAATTATGGCTACTAAAGCCCCTGTTGTATTTGCTCCTGCAATGAATACAAATATGTATGAAAATCCTATAGTTCAAAGGAATATTGCTACCCTTAAAGAATTAGGCTATTTATTTATTGAACCGGCAGAAGGGAGATTAGCTTGTGGTGATATAGGTAAAGGTAAAATGGCAGAGCCAATGGAAATTTTAGAATATATTGAAGAACTATTGGCTAAAAAAGAACAAGATATGCCTTTAAAAAATAAAAAAGTTTTAGTTACTGCTGGACCTACTAGAGAGCCGTTAGATCCATTTAGATTTATTACCAACTATTCTAGTGGGAAAATGGGTTATGCTATTGCCGCGGAAGCCAGAAAAATGGGTGCAGATGTCATTTTGATAAGTGGACCTACTAACATCACTCCACCTAAAGGAGTAAAAGTCATTTATGTTGAAACAGCTCAACAGATGTTTGAAGAAGTATTGAAATATTACGGGGATATAGATATAGTAATTAAAGCAGCAGCTGTTTCTGATTACAGGCCAGTAGCATATTCGAATAAAAAGATTAAAAAACAAAATGAGGTAAATATTGAACTTATTAAAAACCCCGATATTTTATTTGAACTAGGCAAATTAAAAAAACATCAAGTTTTAGTTGGTTTTGCCGCTGAAACTAATAATTTAGAAGAGTATGCCATGGAAAAGCTTAAATCTAAAAATTTGGATATGATCGTTGTTAATGAAATCGGTCAAAAGGATAGTGGTTTTGCTAATGATACTAATATTATCCAAATTATCACAAATAAAGGGGAAAAAATTTCTTACCCTAAATTAGACAAAGGGGAATGTGCAATAAATATTTTGAAAAAAACCTTAGAATTTCTAAAACAAGTTGATTAA
- the rpoZ gene encoding DNA-directed RNA polymerase subunit omega: MIYPSIDELLKKVDSKYSLVVIAAKRARELLADENYSESKNRKSISVALQEIMEDKIVYKRLKENKFK; this comes from the coding sequence ATGATTTATCCATCTATCGATGAATTACTAAAAAAAGTAGACAGCAAATATTCTTTAGTAGTAATAGCAGCTAAAAGGGCAAGGGAATTATTAGCCGATGAGAATTACTCTGAGTCTAAAAATCGTAAAAGTATCAGTGTTGCCCTCCAGGAAATAATGGAAGATAAAATTGTATATAAGAGGTTGAAAGAAAATAAATTTAAATAG
- the gmk gene encoding guanylate kinase, with amino-acid sequence MQQEGLLLVISGPSGAGKGTVCKALLQEVKDLRYSVSVTTRKPRAGEQHGVNYFFTSVEEFEEMIKNDQLLEWAKVYDNYYGTPKDFVIETIKSGQDVILEIDVNGAKQIFKNFPNGVFIFLLPPSMEELCNRIYKRGTETKDIIEKRLAAAQGEIEQLENYNYVVLNDEVENAVNKIKAIIIAEKCKVNRNKVLKEEYLK; translated from the coding sequence ATGCAACAGGAAGGTTTATTATTAGTCATTTCCGGACCTTCGGGAGCTGGTAAAGGGACAGTGTGTAAAGCTTTGTTACAAGAAGTTAAAGATTTAAGATACTCTGTTTCAGTTACAACTAGAAAACCTAGGGCTGGGGAACAACATGGTGTAAACTATTTTTTTACTAGTGTTGAAGAATTTGAAGAAATGATTAAAAATGATCAACTATTGGAATGGGCTAAAGTCTATGATAATTATTATGGAACACCTAAAGATTTTGTCATAGAAACTATTAAATCAGGTCAAGATGTCATTTTAGAAATTGATGTCAATGGTGCTAAACAAATTTTTAAAAATTTCCCCAATGGAGTTTTTATATTTTTACTCCCCCCTTCTATGGAAGAACTATGTAATCGAATTTATAAAAGGGGTACAGAAACTAAAGACATAATCGAAAAACGTTTAGCTGCTGCTCAAGGTGAAATTGAGCAATTGGAAAATTATAATTATGTAGTTTTAAATGATGAAGTAGAAAATGCAGTAAACAAAATTAAAGCTATTATAATTGCAGAAAAATGTAAAGTAAATCGAAATAAAGTTTTAAAGGAGGAATATTTAAAATGA
- the remA gene encoding extracellular matrix/biofilm regulator RemA gives MEIKLINIGFGNIVAANRIIVIVSPESAPIKRIIQDARDKGVLIDATYGRRTRAVIITDSEHVILSAVQPETVAQRLQNKENNQVSEIEE, from the coding sequence ATGGAAATTAAACTTATAAATATAGGATTTGGTAATATAGTCGCCGCCAACCGGATAATCGTTATTGTAAGTCCAGAATCAGCTCCTATAAAAAGAATAATTCAAGATGCTAGGGATAAAGGGGTATTGATTGATGCAACATATGGTAGAAGAACAAGGGCAGTGATTATTACCGATAGTGAGCATGTTATTCTTTCGGCAGTACAACCAGAAACGGTAGCTCAACGTTTACAAAATAAAGAGAATAATCAAGTAAGTGAAATTGAAGAATAA
- a CDS encoding YicC/YloC family endoribonuclease translates to MIKSMTGFSRQLVELGTDVLSLEIKGVNNRYLDIVVKVPEDFSFIEEEMKLLIKSYIKRGRVEVRLKGKNNLQPTGQEINKEFLLSLVEQVRNISEELNLDAPVNIQSLLLVDGVIMDKRGIMEESLVKEQILFALRNALHEFDTMRFSEGQRLKVDIEERLMYINSLIQNIKEYSPSVVEEYREKLYQRVNKFKIEGLEFDENRLLAEIALFAERCNITEEIIRLESHMVEFNQSLNKKESVGRKLDFLLQEINREINTIGSKANNYQIAKLVVELKGEVEKIREQIQNIE, encoded by the coding sequence ATGATAAAAAGTATGACAGGTTTTTCTCGGCAATTAGTGGAATTAGGTACCGATGTATTGTCTTTAGAAATAAAAGGTGTTAATAATCGCTATTTAGATATAGTTGTAAAAGTACCTGAAGATTTTTCTTTTATTGAAGAAGAAATGAAATTACTTATTAAGTCTTACATAAAAAGGGGAAGAGTTGAGGTTAGGTTAAAGGGGAAAAATAATTTACAACCAACAGGTCAAGAAATTAACAAAGAATTTCTCCTAAGCTTAGTGGAACAAGTAAGGAATATATCTGAAGAGCTAAATTTAGATGCCCCTGTGAATATACAAAGTTTATTGTTAGTTGATGGGGTTATTATGGATAAAAGAGGTATTATGGAGGAGAGTTTAGTTAAAGAGCAAATATTATTTGCCCTAAGAAATGCCCTCCATGAGTTTGATACTATGAGATTTTCAGAAGGTCAAAGATTAAAAGTAGATATAGAGGAACGGTTAATGTATATTAATAGTTTAATCCAAAATATTAAAGAATACTCCCCTTCAGTGGTGGAAGAATATAGAGAAAAATTATATCAAAGGGTTAATAAATTTAAAATAGAAGGCCTTGAATTTGATGAAAACAGGTTGTTAGCAGAAATAGCCCTTTTTGCAGAAAGGTGTAATATTACTGAAGAGATTATTAGGTTAGAAAGTCATATGGTAGAATTTAATCAATCTTTAAATAAAAAGGAGAGTGTTGGAAGAAAATTAGATTTTCTTTTACAAGAGATAAACCGTGAGATAAATACCATAGGTTCTAAGGCTAATAATTATCAAATTGCAAAATTGGTAGTAGAACTTAAAGGAGAAGTTGAGAAAATAAGGGAACAGATTCAAAATATTGAGTAA